A genomic region of uncultured Roseibium sp. contains the following coding sequences:
- a CDS encoding urate hydroxylase PuuD, translating into MLDIAIIWEWLAFAVRWLHVVTAIAWIGSSFYFIALDLGLRKSPHLPAGAFGEEWQVHGGGFYHIQKYLVAPENMPEHLTWFKWESYATWLSGAALLMIVYWVGGELYLIDPEKADLALWQGILISAASLSIGWLVYDFLCKSPLGDHPTVLMILLFVLLVAMGWGYDQIFTGRATLLHLGAFTATIMTANVFFIIIPNQKIVVADLKAGRTPDAKYGKIAKLRSMHNNYLTLPVVFLMLSNHYPLAFASEYNWVIAALVFLMGVTIRHYFNTKHAGGKAPMWTWLATAILFIFIIHLSMLPMWKDGSYEASETRPLTPTEQIFASASGFDEIRSIVPGRCAMCHAREPVYEGIHWAPKGLVLETDADIVRAAREIYLQSGVTNAMPPANVSYMEEDERRKIVEWYRAARAKAPFGVAVR; encoded by the coding sequence ATGCTGGATATCGCCATCATCTGGGAATGGCTCGCATTCGCCGTCAGGTGGCTGCATGTCGTGACAGCCATCGCCTGGATCGGCTCGTCCTTCTATTTCATTGCCCTGGACCTGGGCCTGCGCAAGTCGCCGCACCTTCCCGCGGGTGCCTTCGGCGAGGAGTGGCAGGTCCATGGCGGCGGCTTCTACCACATCCAGAAATATCTCGTTGCGCCGGAAAACATGCCGGAGCATCTCACCTGGTTCAAATGGGAAAGCTACGCCACCTGGCTGTCTGGTGCGGCGCTCCTGATGATCGTTTACTGGGTCGGCGGCGAGCTCTATCTGATCGACCCTGAAAAAGCCGATCTCGCCCTGTGGCAGGGCATCCTGATCTCCGCCGCATCGCTTTCGATCGGCTGGCTCGTCTACGATTTTCTGTGCAAGTCGCCTCTCGGCGACCACCCGACGGTCCTGATGATCCTGCTTTTCGTTCTGCTGGTGGCGATGGGCTGGGGCTATGACCAGATCTTCACCGGCCGCGCCACCCTGCTGCATCTCGGCGCTTTCACGGCGACGATCATGACCGCAAACGTGTTCTTCATCATCATCCCGAACCAGAAGATCGTGGTGGCCGACCTGAAGGCCGGCCGCACCCCGGACGCCAAATACGGCAAGATCGCCAAGCTGCGGTCCATGCACAACAATTACCTGACGCTGCCGGTCGTCTTCCTCATGCTGAGCAACCACTATCCGCTCGCATTTGCGTCCGAATACAATTGGGTGATCGCCGCGCTTGTCTTTCTGATGGGCGTCACCATCCGGCACTACTTCAACACCAAGCACGCCGGCGGAAAGGCTCCCATGTGGACCTGGCTGGCGACTGCCATCCTGTTCATCTTCATCATTCACCTGAGCATGTTGCCCATGTGGAAGGATGGCAGCTACGAAGCTTCGGAAACCCGTCCCCTGACGCCCACCGAACAGATATTCGCGAGCGCGTCCGGATTTGACGAGATCAGATCCATCGTACCGGGCCGCTGCGCCATGTGCCACGCACGCGAGCCCGTCTACGAGGGTATCCACTGGGCGCCGAAGGGCTTGGTCCTGGAAACGGATGCCGATATTGTGCGGGCAGCGCGCGAAATCTATCTGCAGTCAGGTGTCACCAACGCCATGCCACCGGCCAATGTCTCCTACATGGAAGAGGACGAGCGCCGCAAGATCGTCGAATGGTACCGCGCCGCGCGTGCAAAAGCGCCCTTCGGAGTCGCGGTCCGGTAG
- a CDS encoding MarR family transcriptional regulator, translating into MAFNYKKSITFRLVQAAKAQRARSGAHLMRIGLHPGQELVLKVLADSDGRTMSQLALALGVQPPTVTKMVTRLSAQGYVRRQVSDTDGRLARVFLTDEGRDLVASVDKAWKRLEREAMSGLDDKDRKKLRKLLRQVEKNLSLAVDDDPEHENDFDTDGDDTPEADKKAGSGKSKELTAA; encoded by the coding sequence ATGGCCTTCAACTACAAAAAGAGCATCACGTTCCGGCTGGTCCAGGCGGCGAAAGCCCAGAGAGCCAGATCCGGAGCACATCTCATGCGGATCGGACTGCATCCGGGGCAGGAACTCGTGCTGAAAGTCCTGGCCGATTCCGACGGCCGCACCATGAGCCAGCTGGCGCTGGCGCTGGGCGTCCAGCCGCCGACCGTCACCAAGATGGTGACCCGCCTGTCCGCGCAAGGCTATGTGCGCCGGCAGGTGTCCGATACCGACGGCCGCCTGGCGCGGGTGTTTCTGACCGACGAGGGCCGGGACCTGGTCGCGTCGGTCGACAAGGCCTGGAAGCGCCTGGAGCGCGAGGCGATGTCGGGTCTGGACGACAAGGACCGGAAAAAGCTGCGGAAACTGCTTCGCCAGGTGGAGAAGAACCTGTCGCTTGCCGTTGACGACGATCCGGAACACGAGAACGACTTTGACACTGATGGCGACGACACTCCGGAGGCCGACAAGAAAGCGGGTTCCGGCAAGAGCAAGGAACTGACCGCCGCCTGA
- a CDS encoding ureidoglycolate lyase — protein sequence MSAKTITARVLTAEAFAPFGDVIEPDGSPDKIINQGMCGRFHDLARLDFGSGRAGISLFDARARTLPYTVDMVERHPEGSQAFMPVDGVPMLVVVAEDEAGRPVNLKAFASQPGQSINLHRGTWHGVLAPLGQPGRFVVVDRIGDGDNLEEFWFPAPFVVDAIEG from the coding sequence ATGAGCGCGAAGACGATCACCGCGCGGGTTCTGACCGCAGAGGCATTCGCGCCGTTCGGGGATGTGATCGAGCCTGACGGATCACCCGACAAGATCATCAATCAGGGCATGTGCGGCCGGTTCCACGATCTTGCGCGCCTGGACTTCGGTTCGGGCCGCGCCGGTATCAGCCTGTTCGACGCCAGGGCCAGGACATTGCCCTATACCGTGGACATGGTCGAGCGGCATCCGGAGGGCAGCCAGGCCTTCATGCCCGTGGACGGGGTGCCGATGCTGGTTGTCGTGGCGGAGGACGAGGCCGGGCGGCCGGTCAATCTGAAGGCCTTTGCCAGCCAGCCCGGGCAGTCGATCAATCTTCACCGGGGGACCTGGCATGGCGTGCTGGCGCCCCTCGGACAACCCGGACGGTTCGTGGTGGTCGACCGGATCGGCGACGGCGACAACCTGGAGGAATTCTGGTTCCCGGCCCCCTTTGTCGTGGACGCCATCGAGGGCTGA
- a CDS encoding glyceraldehyde 3-phosphate dehydrogenase NAD-binding domain-containing protein, translated as MAFLLWRTERQVVIMRIVINGFGRIGRTVLRQILTLSDGQGVTIAAINDIAPLETCAYLFKYDSVFGPYPDTVDAGTASLKIGDLEIPFTREADLSGLDLKGVDVVMECTGKADTGEVARRGLDAGAKNILISGPSRAAEKTLVLGANEEQLGKHRIVSNGSCTTNALAPLLRGLDDAIGIDTGHMTTIHCYTGSQPMVDAPRGPLERSRAGGVSMVPTTTSATKLVGKVVPRMDGRITGAAVRVPAISVSAVDLTVTWEQPLGEPVNEMLQRVFAGSPVIGFTGDRVVSTDMRTRPESLVIALPETLSASNRQARIFGWYDNEWGFSRRMIDMARLMSAR; from the coding sequence ATGGCATTCCTTCTATGGAGAACCGAAAGACAGGTCGTCATCATGCGGATTGTCATCAACGGGTTCGGCCGGATCGGCCGGACCGTCCTGCGTCAGATTTTGACCCTGTCTGACGGCCAGGGCGTCACCATCGCGGCCATCAACGACATCGCGCCGCTGGAAACTTGTGCCTACCTTTTCAAATATGACAGCGTCTTCGGTCCCTATCCGGACACGGTCGACGCCGGCACCGCATCCCTGAAAATCGGTGATCTGGAAATTCCGTTCACGCGGGAAGCGGATCTTTCCGGACTCGACCTTAAGGGCGTCGACGTCGTGATGGAATGCACCGGCAAGGCCGACACCGGCGAGGTTGCCCGGCGCGGCCTGGACGCCGGGGCGAAAAACATCCTGATTTCCGGTCCCTCGCGCGCCGCCGAAAAGACACTTGTTCTGGGCGCCAACGAAGAGCAACTCGGCAAGCACCGGATCGTCTCCAACGGCTCCTGTACCACCAACGCACTGGCACCGCTGCTGCGCGGCCTGGACGATGCCATCGGGATCGACACCGGGCACATGACTACGATCCACTGCTACACCGGCAGCCAGCCGATGGTGGATGCGCCGCGCGGACCGCTGGAACGCAGCCGGGCCGGCGGGGTCTCGATGGTGCCGACAACGACAAGTGCAACGAAACTCGTGGGCAAGGTCGTGCCCCGGATGGATGGCCGCATCACCGGCGCTGCCGTGAGAGTGCCGGCCATCAGCGTGTCGGCCGTCGACCTGACCGTGACCTGGGAACAGCCGCTCGGCGAACCCGTCAACGAGATGCTGCAACGGGTCTTTGCCGGCAGTCCGGTGATCGGTTTCACAGGCGACCGCGTCGTCTCCACCGACATGCGCACACGGCCGGAATCCCTCGTCATCGCCCTGCCGGAAACCCTGTCGGCCAGTAACCGGCAGGCACGCATTTTCGGCTGGTATGACAATGAATGGGGCTTCTCGCGCCGGATGATCGACATGGCGCGGCTGATGTCGGCGCGGTAG
- a CDS encoding bifunctional allantoicase/(S)-ureidoglycine aminohydrolase yields MSETLFAPKGGHPGQETLLTDRAVFTDAYAVIPKGTMRDIVTSYLPFWDDTRLWVLSRPLSGFAETFSQYIMEVAPGGGSEKPDTDSAAESVLFVVEGEATLTVNGQAFALREGSYVFLPPATDWTFRNTSSANVCFHWIRKAFEAVDGLDAPGFFVTHESDNAPVAMPGTEGKWSTTRFVEPTDLRHDMHVNIVTFQPGAVIPFAETHVMEHGLYVLQGKAVYRLNQDWVEVEAGDYMWLRAFCPQACYAGGPGLFRYLLYKDVNRHMPLRPAGRFDPGR; encoded by the coding sequence GTGTCAGAAACTCTATTTGCGCCGAAGGGCGGCCACCCCGGACAGGAAACCCTTCTGACCGACCGTGCCGTTTTCACAGATGCCTATGCCGTCATCCCTAAGGGAACGATGCGCGACATCGTCACCAGCTATCTCCCGTTCTGGGACGACACCAGGCTCTGGGTGCTGTCCAGGCCCCTGTCCGGCTTCGCCGAAACCTTCTCGCAATACATCATGGAGGTCGCCCCGGGCGGCGGATCGGAGAAACCGGATACCGACAGCGCAGCGGAAAGCGTCCTGTTTGTCGTCGAAGGCGAAGCGACATTGACCGTCAACGGCCAGGCATTCGCACTGCGCGAGGGAAGTTATGTTTTCCTTCCGCCGGCCACAGACTGGACATTCCGCAACACCAGCTCCGCAAATGTCTGTTTTCACTGGATCCGCAAGGCATTTGAAGCCGTCGACGGTCTCGACGCGCCCGGATTTTTCGTAACGCATGAAAGCGATAACGCCCCCGTGGCGATGCCCGGAACCGAAGGCAAATGGTCGACCACCCGCTTTGTGGAACCGACCGATCTTCGCCACGACATGCATGTCAACATTGTGACCTTTCAGCCCGGAGCCGTCATTCCGTTTGCCGAAACCCATGTCATGGAGCATGGCCTTTACGTACTTCAGGGCAAGGCGGTTTACCGTCTCAACCAGGACTGGGTCGAGGTGGAAGCGGGTGACTACATGTGGCTGCGCGCCTTCTGCCCGCAGGCCTGCTACGCGGGCGGGCCGGGTCTCTTCCGTTATCTTCTCTACAAGGACGTCAACCGGCACATGCCGCTTCGTCCTGCCGGCCGTTTTGATCCCGGCCGCTGA
- the puuE gene encoding allantoinase PuuE, translating into MRGYGPFPPDPKWPGNARVAVQFVLNYEEGGENNVLHGDAASEAFLSDIPGAAQWTGQRHWNMESIYEYGARAGFWRLHRLFTRAGIPLTIYGVASALARNPEQVEAMKEAGWEIASHGLKWVEHKDMPDAEERAAIAEAIRLHTEVVGERPRGWYTGRCSENTVRLVAEEGGFDYISDTYDDDLPYWLEVAGRQQLIIPYTLEANDMRFAVSPGWSDGEDFFNYLKNAFDALYEEGGTDTPKMMSIGLHCRLVGRPGKIMALRKFIDHIRSHEGVWCPRRIEIAEHWARHHPPQRGLQPSRMARSEFVDRFGGIFEHSPWIAERAFDLELGPAHDCAAGVHNALCRMFRSASREERLGVLKAHPDLAGKLAQAGRLTAESTSEQASAGLDLLTDEERVTFTGLNAAYVEKHGFPFIIAVRDHDKASILTAFQRRIENDGETEFAEACRQVERIARHRLTDLLP; encoded by the coding sequence ATGCGGGGCTACGGCCCCTTTCCGCCCGATCCTAAATGGCCCGGCAATGCCAGGGTCGCCGTTCAGTTCGTATTGAACTACGAGGAAGGCGGCGAGAACAACGTGCTGCACGGCGATGCCGCCTCCGAGGCGTTCCTGTCCGACATACCCGGAGCGGCGCAGTGGACAGGTCAGCGGCACTGGAACATGGAATCCATTTATGAATATGGCGCGCGGGCCGGGTTCTGGCGCCTGCACCGCCTGTTCACACGCGCCGGAATTCCACTCACGATCTATGGCGTTGCGTCCGCGCTGGCACGCAATCCGGAGCAGGTCGAGGCGATGAAGGAGGCCGGCTGGGAAATCGCCAGTCACGGCCTGAAGTGGGTCGAGCACAAGGACATGCCGGACGCAGAGGAACGGGCCGCGATCGCCGAGGCCATCCGGCTGCACACGGAAGTGGTGGGGGAACGCCCGCGTGGCTGGTATACGGGCCGCTGCTCGGAGAACACCGTTCGGCTGGTCGCGGAAGAGGGCGGGTTCGACTACATCTCCGATACCTATGACGACGATCTGCCGTACTGGCTGGAGGTTGCCGGACGCCAGCAGCTGATCATTCCCTATACGCTCGAGGCCAACGATATGCGTTTTGCCGTGTCGCCCGGCTGGAGCGATGGCGAGGATTTCTTCAACTACCTGAAAAACGCGTTTGACGCGCTCTACGAAGAAGGCGGGACCGACACGCCGAAGATGATGTCGATCGGTCTGCACTGCCGCCTGGTGGGACGGCCCGGAAAGATCATGGCGCTGCGGAAATTCATCGACCATATCCGGTCGCACGAAGGTGTCTGGTGCCCGCGCCGGATCGAGATTGCCGAGCACTGGGCCAGACATCACCCGCCGCAACGCGGCCTGCAGCCAAGCCGCATGGCACGGAGCGAATTCGTTGACCGGTTCGGCGGCATTTTCGAGCACTCCCCCTGGATCGCGGAGCGCGCGTTCGATCTGGAACTCGGACCGGCCCATGACTGCGCCGCCGGTGTTCACAACGCGCTTTGCCGCATGTTCCGTTCCGCCAGCAGGGAAGAACGTCTCGGCGTCCTGAAAGCGCATCCGGATCTCGCCGGCAAACTGGCGCAGGCCGGGCGTCTCACGGCCGAAAGCACATCGGAACAGGCAAGCGCGGGACTGGATCTCCTGACCGACGAGGAACGGGTGACCTTCACGGGCCTGAACGCCGCCTATGTCGAAAAACACGGGTTTCCCTTCATCATCGCGGTCAGGGACCATGACAAGGCGTCGATCCTCACCGCATTCCAGCGGCGGATCGAGAATGACGGCGAAACGGAATTTGCCGAGGCCTGCCGGCAGGTCGAACGCATTGCCCGCCACCGCTTGACGGACCTGCTGCCATGA
- a CDS encoding MFS transporter, translated as MQAIAARRVVSAVFFMCGTFIGLWASRIPDIKAATGLSEGWFGVLLLVLALGAFAAFPIAGAFIDKKGPATVTKASAVATVVTFTLVGVSPSVALLAAALFLAGFAFGSLDVSMNGWGAEVETVLGRPVMSSFHGLFSLGAGAAAAAGGLAIRLELSVALHFCLWAVLSLPVLFWSLRQGWPQQTGPDEERGRAPLFAIPRGALLLAGLIALIAALGEAAVTDWAALYQITDLGYSEAIAPTAFTVFSIAMVIMRLAGDRVIARYGPVPVARVSGFVAFAGGLLLVSGWNIGVVWAGCFIMGIGYAVLFPLAMSRAAADRHISKGQALASVATLGYGAFLFGPPILGFIGQVFTLGASFAVVAILTLVIPFLAGALKVGP; from the coding sequence ATGCAGGCGATCGCAGCGCGCCGGGTTGTCTCGGCGGTCTTTTTCATGTGTGGGACCTTCATCGGTCTTTGGGCTTCCCGTATCCCCGATATCAAGGCGGCAACGGGCCTGAGTGAAGGCTGGTTCGGCGTCCTGTTGCTGGTGCTGGCGCTCGGCGCGTTTGCCGCTTTTCCGATCGCCGGCGCATTCATCGACAAAAAGGGTCCTGCGACGGTGACAAAGGCTTCGGCCGTCGCAACAGTCGTCACCTTCACGCTTGTCGGGGTGTCACCTTCCGTTGCGTTGCTGGCAGCTGCACTCTTTCTTGCCGGTTTCGCCTTCGGCTCGCTGGATGTGTCCATGAACGGATGGGGTGCGGAAGTCGAGACGGTGCTCGGCCGGCCGGTGATGTCGTCGTTTCACGGCCTGTTCAGTCTCGGTGCCGGTGCCGCCGCGGCGGCGGGCGGACTTGCCATCCGGCTGGAGCTGAGCGTTGCCCTGCATTTCTGTCTTTGGGCGGTGCTTTCGCTTCCCGTTCTTTTCTGGAGCCTGCGTCAGGGCTGGCCGCAGCAAACCGGTCCGGATGAAGAGCGGGGCAGGGCGCCGCTGTTTGCAATCCCCAGGGGAGCGTTGCTTCTTGCCGGGCTGATTGCGCTGATCGCCGCGCTGGGCGAGGCGGCCGTGACCGACTGGGCGGCGCTCTACCAGATCACCGATCTCGGCTACTCGGAGGCAATTGCGCCGACGGCATTCACCGTTTTCTCCATCGCAATGGTGATCATGCGACTTGCCGGAGACCGGGTCATCGCCCGATACGGGCCCGTGCCGGTGGCGCGTGTCAGCGGCTTTGTTGCCTTTGCCGGCGGTCTCCTGCTGGTCTCGGGATGGAACATCGGCGTGGTCTGGGCCGGATGTTTCATCATGGGCATCGGCTACGCGGTGCTGTTTCCGCTTGCCATGTCGCGCGCCGCCGCGGACCGGCATATCTCGAAAGGGCAGGCACTGGCCTCCGTTGCAACGCTCGGATACGGCGCGTTTCTGTTCGGTCCTCCCATCCTCGGGTTCATCGGACAGGTGTTCACCCTGGGAGCCTCTTTCGCCGTCGTCGCGATTCTGACGCTCGTGATCCCTTTCCTGGCTGGGGCGCTGAAAGTGGGACCCTGA
- a CDS encoding putative metalloprotease CJM1_0395 family protein: protein MIGALLSNTPANLLRGNGVAGEAEPGPGTAGSGRERESARDSLASAPAQSARRGSGPVLSSQAVLVLQSTEQTGAQSRGSTQQDTQNAGDEADSPSAQQTTAGGAGVGAAAQGGANPAQGQAGAGEKEDPDGDGLNEAEEKQVQELAQRDREVRAHEQAHARVGGPYAGAPSYTFQQGPDGKRYAIGGEVQIDTGKEKTPQETIRKMQIVIRAALAPAEPSSQDLKVAQLARSQLSEAQAEARQAKADELQGTDEGGVSAPATATGSDANSGDEGATSGETGSDQSGADARSSEAASAYQSALQRAHDAEALLASLVA, encoded by the coding sequence ATGATCGGCGCCCTGTTGTCCAACACGCCGGCGAACCTTTTGAGAGGCAATGGTGTCGCAGGCGAAGCTGAGCCTGGTCCGGGAACGGCTGGTTCCGGCCGGGAGCGGGAAAGTGCGCGCGACAGCCTGGCAAGCGCACCCGCCCAGTCCGCGCGGCGCGGTTCCGGACCGGTCCTGTCCTCGCAGGCGGTTCTTGTACTGCAGAGCACCGAGCAGACCGGAGCGCAGAGCCGCGGATCGACACAGCAGGACACGCAGAATGCCGGAGACGAAGCCGACAGTCCGTCCGCTCAGCAGACGACGGCCGGGGGTGCCGGCGTTGGCGCTGCAGCACAAGGCGGCGCAAATCCCGCACAGGGACAGGCCGGGGCCGGCGAGAAAGAAGATCCGGACGGGGACGGGCTGAACGAAGCGGAAGAAAAGCAGGTTCAGGAACTTGCCCAGCGGGACCGCGAGGTGCGGGCGCATGAACAGGCGCATGCCCGCGTCGGCGGGCCTTATGCCGGTGCCCCCAGCTACACGTTCCAGCAGGGACCGGACGGCAAGCGGTATGCGATCGGCGGCGAGGTGCAGATCGATACCGGCAAGGAAAAGACACCCCAGGAAACGATCCGCAAGATGCAGATCGTGATCCGGGCGGCCCTTGCCCCTGCAGAACCGTCATCACAGGATCTGAAGGTCGCGCAGCTGGCGCGGTCCCAATTGTCGGAAGCCCAGGCCGAGGCCCGCCAGGCGAAAGCGGATGAGCTTCAGGGCACTGACGAAGGCGGGGTGTCGGCACCTGCAACTGCAACTGGGTCAGACGCAAACTCCGGTGATGAAGGGGCGACCTCCGGCGAAACTGGCAGCGATCAGTCCGGCGCGGATGCCCGCAGCAGCGAGGCTGCCTCAGCCTATCAGTCCGCACTTCAAAGGGCGCATGACGCCGAAGCCCTGCTGGCGTCCCTCGTGGCCTGA
- a CDS encoding LysR substrate-binding domain-containing protein, with translation MRSGSISEAARTLGRTQPAVSSTIAGLETELELKLFMREQGRLVPTPEAEFFLEEAEAILKRLETSKRTLRGLANKEHGQLRIAGIPEAVADFLPNCLSKFVADKPSVKVALASRSSSEIEELIAAQQFDIGFSETPRARNSFDQVDFDLECMCAVPATDPLAAKEVITPEELDGYPLALLHSEHRSHKQTLARFRDAGVRFNQRFELQTALPGLRFVETGLCALVCDMLTAYKAQEDGRMGLGPPMIVFRPFRPRIQNGLSILTPTHRPISIVAKDFCDFLSAEMSRMRTAMVKKGN, from the coding sequence ATGCGGAGTGGTTCCATTTCGGAAGCAGCCCGCACCCTTGGCCGGACGCAGCCCGCTGTCAGCTCGACGATCGCCGGTCTCGAGACCGAACTTGAACTGAAGCTTTTCATGCGCGAGCAGGGCCGTCTCGTGCCGACACCGGAAGCGGAATTTTTCCTTGAGGAAGCCGAAGCCATCCTGAAACGGCTCGAAACCTCCAAGAGAACGCTGCGCGGCCTCGCCAACAAGGAACATGGCCAGTTGCGGATCGCCGGCATACCCGAAGCGGTGGCAGACTTTCTCCCCAACTGCCTGTCGAAATTCGTTGCCGACAAGCCCAGCGTGAAAGTTGCCCTGGCAAGCCGGTCGTCGTCCGAGATCGAGGAACTCATCGCCGCGCAGCAATTCGACATTGGCTTTTCCGAAACGCCCAGGGCACGGAATTCCTTCGACCAGGTCGATTTCGACCTTGAATGCATGTGCGCCGTGCCCGCGACGGACCCGCTCGCGGCGAAGGAGGTGATCACGCCGGAAGAACTCGACGGATATCCCCTGGCGCTTCTTCATTCCGAGCACAGAAGCCACAAACAGACGCTTGCAAGGTTCAGGGATGCTGGCGTTCGTTTCAACCAGCGCTTCGAATTGCAGACGGCCCTGCCCGGACTGCGGTTCGTGGAAACGGGTCTTTGTGCGCTTGTTTGCGACATGCTCACCGCTTACAAGGCGCAGGAGGACGGACGCATGGGATTGGGTCCGCCGATGATCGTGTTCCGGCCGTTCCGCCCGCGCATTCAGAACGGCCTGTCGATCCTGACCCCAACGCATAGGCCGATTTCCATCGTCGCCAAGGATTTCTGCGATTTCCTGAGTGCGGAAATGTCCAGAATGCGCACGGCCATGGTCAAGAAAGGCAATTGA
- a CDS encoding creatininase family protein, which yields MQPRRHWHDMTTEDFNSSSCGSWIAVLPIAAIEQHGPHLPLVTDTAIAEGQIRRVLELLPEDLPATFLPIQSIGKSDEHISSPGTLTLSWETVTKCWMEIGESVARAGVRKLVLINSHGGNVPIMDIISRELRVKHGMFVTATNWLRFGQPEGLFAEEEFTYGIHGGDIETSLMLHLHPDLVRMDKALDFASEQQSYLKEFKHLRGHGKAQYGWKAQDLNPLGALGNARAASAEKGRQALDHAAKGFVELLQDVDAFDLARLWNSEN from the coding sequence ATGCAGCCCCGGCGCCACTGGCACGACATGACAACGGAGGACTTCAACTCCTCTTCCTGCGGGTCCTGGATCGCGGTCCTGCCGATTGCCGCGATAGAACAGCACGGGCCTCATCTGCCGCTGGTCACCGACACGGCGATCGCCGAAGGGCAGATCAGGCGTGTCCTGGAACTCCTGCCCGAAGACCTGCCGGCCACCTTCCTGCCGATCCAGTCCATCGGCAAATCGGATGAGCACATTTCGTCCCCGGGAACGCTGACCCTTTCCTGGGAAACGGTGACGAAATGCTGGATGGAAATCGGTGAGAGCGTCGCGCGGGCGGGCGTACGCAAACTGGTCCTGATCAATTCGCACGGCGGCAACGTGCCGATCATGGATATCATTTCCCGCGAATTGCGGGTGAAGCACGGCATGTTCGTGACAGCAACCAACTGGCTGCGCTTTGGTCAGCCCGAAGGCCTGTTTGCGGAAGAGGAATTCACCTACGGAATTCATGGCGGCGACATTGAAACGTCGCTGATGCTGCATTTGCACCCGGACCTTGTGCGGATGGACAAGGCGCTGGACTTTGCGTCCGAACAGCAGTCCTATCTGAAGGAATTCAAGCACCTTCGCGGACACGGCAAGGCGCAATATGGCTGGAAAGCTCAGGATCTCAATCCGCTGGGAGCGCTCGGTAACGCGCGTGCGGCGTCCGCCGAAAAGGGACGGCAGGCCCTTGATCACGCGGCAAAAGGCTTTGTCGAGTTGCTGCAGGATGTCGACGCCTTCGATCTTGCAAGGCTCTGGAACAGCGAAAACTGA
- a CDS encoding LysR family transcriptional regulator — translation MAYLENIRTFLRVYELGNMSAAARDLRISSAVASSRVSQLEDHLNVRLFQRTTRALSPTEHGNLFYRGATKIVEAVEEAEAEISNVTRSPRGTLFIAAPIGMGQRLIAPSIPAFKAANPLIDIRLRLSDRKVDLTGEGLDAAFFLGVPEDSTLKIRKIADCARVLCASPDYIARKGAPESHEDLASGAHDCLNMRYPGAPEFQWPLQTGSGLKKVAVRGPFESDHGDVLTEWALAGHGIILKPVFEIAGHLSSGKLVPVLEAEPPLPVQMACLFTHRKRQDPKVRLFLDFMVEHIQAAICEKVTSKVPFDR, via the coding sequence GTGGCCTACCTGGAGAATATTCGCACTTTCCTGCGCGTCTACGAACTTGGCAACATGTCCGCTGCCGCGCGCGATCTCAGGATATCCTCCGCCGTGGCGTCCTCCCGGGTTTCGCAGCTCGAAGATCATCTGAATGTCCGGCTGTTCCAACGCACGACCCGTGCGCTCAGTCCCACGGAACACGGAAACCTGTTCTATCGCGGGGCCACCAAGATCGTCGAGGCGGTCGAGGAAGCGGAGGCGGAAATCAGCAATGTGACGCGCTCGCCCCGGGGCACGCTCTTCATCGCGGCTCCGATCGGTATGGGGCAGCGGCTGATTGCACCTTCCATCCCCGCCTTCAAGGCGGCCAATCCGCTGATTGATATCCGTCTGCGGTTGTCGGACCGGAAAGTGGACCTGACCGGAGAAGGCCTCGATGCGGCCTTTTTCCTTGGCGTGCCGGAGGATTCGACGCTGAAAATCCGGAAGATCGCGGACTGCGCGCGGGTCCTGTGCGCGTCACCGGACTATATTGCCCGCAAAGGTGCGCCTGAAAGTCATGAAGACCTTGCGTCCGGCGCGCATGACTGTCTCAACATGCGATATCCGGGAGCCCCGGAATTCCAGTGGCCGCTACAGACCGGAAGCGGGCTGAAAAAGGTCGCCGTCAGGGGACCGTTCGAGTCCGATCATGGCGATGTCCTGACCGAATGGGCCCTCGCCGGTCACGGCATCATATTGAAACCCGTCTTCGAGATCGCCGGCCATCTGTCATCAGGAAAACTGGTTCCGGTCCTGGAAGCCGAACCGCCGCTGCCGGTGCAGATGGCTTGCCTGTTTACGCATCGCAAGCGGCAGGATCCAAAGGTGCGGTTGTTTCTTGATTTCATGGTGGAGCATATTCAGGCAGCGATTTGTGAAAAGGTGACAAGCAAGGTGCCATTCGATCGGTAA